One window of Botrimarina mediterranea genomic DNA carries:
- a CDS encoding S1C family serine protease produces the protein MGSGFVLDPAGLIVTCLHCVENDVSARVVFADNGVLEVEGVRAMSPGRDLVILQVAAPQPLPFLRLAEAPPQKGEPVVTFGSPAGLSFTFSEGSISAARTVREVERIARQLRGGGRLDLSPHCALLQFTATSMPGHSGGPVLDWFGNVLGVTSFGLPFEGRSFEFAISAIEIRNLAAQLDANATPLREMWPEEPADLPSFDPESGS, from the coding sequence GTGGGCAGTGGTTTTGTCCTCGACCCAGCGGGCTTGATCGTGACGTGCCTTCATTGCGTGGAAAACGACGTTTCCGCCCGTGTCGTTTTCGCGGACAATGGTGTGCTGGAGGTCGAGGGGGTTCGCGCGATGAGTCCGGGCAGAGACCTCGTCATCCTGCAAGTCGCCGCTCCGCAGCCGCTCCCCTTCCTGAGGCTCGCCGAGGCCCCGCCGCAGAAGGGCGAGCCGGTCGTGACGTTCGGGTCGCCTGCCGGACTGTCTTTCACCTTTAGCGAGGGATCGATCAGTGCGGCGCGCACGGTAAGGGAGGTCGAGCGCATCGCGCGACAACTTCGAGGGGGCGGCCGGCTGGACCTTTCGCCTCATTGCGCCTTGCTCCAGTTCACAGCGACTTCTATGCCCGGCCACAGCGGAGGACCCGTGTTGGACTGGTTTGGCAACGTCTTGGGCGTGACGTCGTTCGGACTCCCCTTCGAGGGGCGAAGCTTTGAGTTCGCTATCTCGGCGATTGAGATCCGCAATCTAGCCGCTCAGCTCGACGCCAATGCGACGCCGCTCAGGGAGATGTGGCCCGAGGAACCGGCGGATCTCCCCTCCTTTGACCCGGAGAGTGGGTCCTGA
- a CDS encoding DUF1559 family PulG-like putative transporter has product MNGATERHPSWGFTIVELLVVIAILAVLVALLLPALQSSRESARSSACKNHLRQIALGLWLHEETHDFLPAGASSAPYRTMGTSWIVELLPYLEESIIYDAYDRRSMHSGEIGLHSRNRRVVEGKLIPPLLCPSSPIPAMSPFHGSLSPLTNPSYVGVAGASSAEGYLEARVSACCLPRVDGDISGGGLLPPGHAVRWREVTDGASRTLLVAEQTDFAYSSTGYPHRIDGAVYMGWTAGTSSPGTPPNYAGVSPAYNVTTVRYPLNTKRYELPGVNDNRGPNNPLLSAHPGIVNAAMLDGSVRALHESLEVIELKNLATRDDGAATRL; this is encoded by the coding sequence ATGAACGGCGCCACTGAGCGACACCCCTCGTGGGGCTTTACGATTGTAGAATTGCTGGTGGTCATCGCAATCCTTGCGGTGCTCGTGGCTCTCCTGTTGCCTGCATTGCAATCGTCGCGCGAGTCGGCTCGCTCTTCCGCCTGCAAGAACCACCTGCGGCAAATCGCGTTGGGTCTTTGGTTGCACGAAGAGACCCATGACTTCCTTCCGGCAGGCGCTAGTTCTGCGCCCTACCGAACGATGGGAACATCGTGGATCGTCGAGCTGCTCCCCTACCTTGAGGAATCCATCATTTACGACGCGTACGACCGGCGGTCGATGCATAGCGGCGAGATTGGTCTGCACTCACGCAACCGCCGAGTGGTGGAAGGGAAGCTAATCCCCCCCCTGCTCTGCCCCTCGTCTCCGATCCCAGCCATGAGTCCTTTTCACGGATCGCTATCGCCACTGACGAATCCTTCGTACGTAGGCGTTGCCGGGGCGTCGAGCGCTGAGGGCTACCTTGAAGCCCGCGTCTCGGCTTGCTGCCTACCGAGAGTCGATGGCGATATTAGCGGCGGTGGATTGCTGCCACCCGGACACGCCGTCCGCTGGCGAGAGGTGACCGATGGCGCCTCGCGCACTCTGCTGGTGGCGGAACAGACGGACTTTGCCTATAGCTCCACGGGCTATCCACACCGGATTGACGGCGCCGTCTATATGGGCTGGACCGCGGGGACCAGCTCGCCCGGCACTCCCCCGAACTATGCAGGAGTAAGCCCGGCCTACAACGTGACGACGGTGCGTTACCCTCTCAACACGAAGCGCTACGAGTTGCCCGGCGTCAACGACAACCGAGGGCCCAACAACCCGCTGCTCTCGGCGCACCCCGGTATCGTCAATGCGGCGATGCTTGACGGCTCGGTTAGGGCGTTGCACGAATCGCTAGAAGTCATCGAGCTCAAGAACTTGGCGACCCGTGACGACGGCGCGGCGACTCGCTTGTAA
- a CDS encoding radical SAM protein: MMAEPLRASDHAFLGMTQSLCPECLEVVPAKILRRDRRVYFRKRCPTHGVREDFVSGDAAWFDRHVGNNIGKTPHRRAVGPRRGCPYDCGLCTEHEQHTCLALLEITSSCNLTCPMCFASSAPGGRHLSLEECRRAIDALVAAEGRPEVLQLSGGEPTIHPALLPIIDYARDQPIDILMINTNGVRLAKDRRLLEELAARRDRLEIYLQMDGFRDEVYRRLRGEDLLETKLAAIEACGEAGLNMTLVATLQAGVNFGAGEVGELIDYASARPWVTGVSFQPATYSGRHFLPAELEMRVTLPDVIHAAERETAGRFRESDFTPLPCAHPNAHAIAYAYRSGGRVTPLARLIDLGEHIDLLSGRITYTRPRAKKLIEEYLSRQCCGPGGCGTSGCDPIDSPPATLGMNLPVLETTPNTDTDLATIGLEFVERAISERLDPCDVFRVTITSFMDAYNFDLRQLMQSCVAFALPTGHLIPFSAYNVLYREGHAPLPPIAPIVDLVPLGSGR; encoded by the coding sequence ATGATGGCTGAGCCTCTCCGCGCCAGCGATCACGCCTTCCTCGGCATGACGCAAAGCCTCTGCCCCGAGTGCTTGGAGGTCGTGCCAGCGAAGATCCTCCGCCGCGACCGCCGCGTTTACTTTCGCAAGCGATGCCCCACGCACGGCGTGCGAGAGGACTTTGTTTCGGGCGACGCGGCGTGGTTCGATCGGCACGTTGGCAATAACATCGGCAAGACGCCGCATCGCAGGGCGGTCGGGCCGCGTCGGGGGTGTCCCTACGACTGCGGTCTGTGCACCGAGCACGAGCAGCACACGTGTCTAGCGCTGCTCGAGATCACCAGCTCTTGCAATCTGACCTGCCCGATGTGCTTCGCCTCGAGCGCGCCGGGCGGAAGGCATCTATCGCTCGAGGAGTGCCGCCGAGCGATCGACGCCCTTGTCGCGGCGGAAGGACGCCCCGAGGTGCTCCAGCTCTCCGGAGGCGAGCCAACAATTCACCCCGCGCTGCTTCCGATTATCGATTACGCCCGCGATCAGCCGATCGACATCTTGATGATCAACACGAACGGCGTCCGCTTGGCAAAGGATCGACGGCTGCTCGAAGAACTTGCCGCACGGCGCGATCGGTTAGAGATCTATCTTCAGATGGATGGCTTCAGGGACGAGGTCTATCGCCGGCTGCGCGGCGAGGACTTGCTTGAGACGAAGCTTGCCGCCATCGAGGCGTGCGGCGAGGCAGGCCTCAACATGACGCTGGTCGCAACCTTGCAGGCGGGCGTCAACTTCGGCGCCGGCGAGGTTGGTGAGTTGATCGATTACGCTTCCGCACGGCCGTGGGTGACCGGCGTCAGCTTCCAGCCGGCGACTTACTCGGGCCGTCACTTCTTGCCGGCGGAATTGGAGATGCGCGTCACGCTGCCGGACGTGATCCACGCCGCGGAGCGAGAGACCGCAGGCCGCTTCCGCGAAAGCGACTTCACACCGCTGCCGTGTGCACATCCCAACGCCCACGCCATCGCTTACGCCTATCGGTCGGGCGGCCGCGTCACACCGCTGGCGAGGCTGATCGACCTGGGTGAGCACATCGATCTGCTCTCCGGCCGGATCACGTACACACGTCCGCGGGCCAAAAAACTGATCGAGGAGTACCTCAGCCGCCAGTGCTGCGGACCCGGTGGTTGCGGCACGAGCGGTTGCGATCCCATTGATTCACCCCCAGCGACGCTAGGCATGAACTTGCCCGTACTCGAAACGACGCCGAATACCGATACTGACTTGGCGACGATCGGGCTGGAGTTCGTCGAACGAGCTATCTCCGAACGACTCGACCCGTGCGACGTCTTCCGAGTCACCATCACTAGCTTCATGGACGCCTACAACTTTGACCTGCGGCAGTTGATGCAGTCTTGTGTCGCCTTTGCGCTGCCGACGGGCCATCTGATCCCTTTCTCGGCCTACAACGTCTTGTACCGGGAAGGTCACGCGCCCTTGCCGCCAATCGCCCCGATCGTAGACCTCGTTCCTCTTGGGTCAGGTCGATGA
- a CDS encoding prolipoprotein diacylglyceryl transferase, with protein MIDPVYTLIMAAAVLAGGVVLHRSQRSLPIDRTDRLAIGFAAFCGAMIGSKAPFVLAGDAAWWSAPAWLANGKTILAGLVGGYLAVELAKWALEIRTKTGDSFAPAVAVAVAIGRLGCFRAGCCYGVPTDAPCGVVFPLADQLPRHPTQLYEAAFHAVMAIVLITLQRRGLFRGQLLKLYIMTYAVYRMATETVRPEPTYIAGLTVYQVACVLLIPIFAFLWWRDARYSHLPTGPQLDPIE; from the coding sequence ATGATCGACCCGGTCTATACGCTCATCATGGCCGCCGCGGTGCTAGCCGGCGGGGTGGTGCTCCACCGCAGCCAACGGTCGCTGCCGATCGACAGAACCGATCGCCTGGCGATCGGCTTCGCCGCGTTCTGCGGGGCGATGATCGGTTCCAAAGCGCCGTTCGTGCTGGCGGGCGACGCGGCGTGGTGGTCGGCGCCGGCTTGGCTTGCCAATGGCAAGACCATCCTCGCCGGCCTCGTCGGCGGCTATTTGGCGGTCGAACTCGCCAAGTGGGCCTTGGAGATTCGCACGAAGACCGGCGACTCCTTCGCGCCGGCGGTGGCGGTTGCCGTGGCGATCGGTCGGCTGGGCTGTTTCCGTGCGGGGTGCTGCTATGGCGTCCCGACCGACGCACCTTGCGGCGTTGTCTTTCCACTCGCAGACCAGTTGCCGCGTCACCCAACCCAACTCTACGAAGCTGCTTTCCACGCCGTGATGGCGATCGTGCTTATCACGCTCCAGCGTCGAGGCTTGTTCCGCGGCCAGTTGCTGAAACTCTACATCATGACTTATGCCGTTTATCGGATGGCGACCGAGACGGTCCGGCCTGAGCCGACCTACATCGCAGGGCTGACTGTCTACCAAGTGGCTTGCGTCCTCCTAATTCCGATATTCGCCTTCCTGTGGTGGCGCGACGCCCGCTACTCGCACTTACCGACAGGCCCTCAGCTCGACCCTATCGAATAA
- a CDS encoding bifunctional serine/threonine-protein kinase/formylglycine-generating enzyme family protein: MPPSPPIAPPNAADRDTIEALCDEGETRLKQGAPFELVELVRRCPTRLQDRLAPELLFLEIDYARRSGGCPRREEFLTRYPGYGRHVEAAFCTLDPDEGGIEEARRRFAALQPGATLSHYQIEQRIGQGAAAEVWKASDTMTGRRVALKIPRWADHSIDQRLRFLREGRVLSRLDHPGIVGLYEMGHDGVLPYLAIEYVDGGALRDALRAGPLPPTRAAELCRSLAEALDHAHQKGVLHRDIKPGNILLRYDGEPVLTDLGLAKDGAESGDLTEHGDILGTIAYMAPEQAAGRSAEADERSDIYGVGAVLYESLTGRQPALPNAGSRAGNLTGIGLDARRLQPAAPSDLAAICLKATQTLPTDRYATAADLAADLRRYLEGQTVQARHPSRWALGLRRAVESRWTATAAIITASAVVLANVMGPAPGDAALRDVQVLVDPPTARVAFVPLGDRGDSPDPRQAVFGRGEGRIQARLAPGPYLVVAVTPDGGFHEVYRVVRAIDNVIGSPGKYRTNAALPTGGVRLPPIQVPSAEVSGDMVYVDGTPGYAPGGAEGATGRFAIPAYYMDVIEHRNDDGGAWTGSYFMAVDIAERLGKRLPTELEYEFAATARGASRFPWGDAFPDADTTFEGNVAAIDRLDLEGVIRGLCSGVAEWTMPAEGLNPARPLDFAVVRGGDGGTIEGDLRFTEASRDPTNRSELPDVIGKRGIGFRCVRSAAPLFRYDEIR; the protein is encoded by the coding sequence ATGCCGCCAAGCCCGCCGATAGCTCCCCCTAACGCCGCCGATCGGGACACGATCGAGGCGCTTTGCGACGAGGGGGAGACGCGGTTGAAGCAAGGCGCTCCGTTCGAACTCGTCGAACTTGTGCGGCGATGCCCAACGCGGCTGCAGGATCGGCTGGCGCCCGAACTGCTCTTTTTGGAGATCGATTACGCCCGTCGCTCTGGCGGGTGTCCCCGGCGTGAGGAGTTTCTCACTCGCTATCCGGGTTACGGCCGGCACGTTGAAGCGGCATTTTGCACTCTGGACCCGGACGAGGGAGGAATCGAGGAAGCGCGAAGGCGTTTCGCAGCCCTTCAGCCTGGCGCCACGTTGTCGCACTATCAGATCGAGCAGCGTATCGGACAGGGGGCCGCGGCCGAAGTATGGAAGGCCAGCGACACCATGACTGGGAGGCGTGTCGCACTCAAGATTCCACGTTGGGCCGATCACTCGATCGATCAGCGGCTGCGGTTCCTGCGCGAAGGCCGCGTCCTTTCTCGGCTCGATCATCCCGGGATCGTAGGGCTCTACGAGATGGGACACGACGGCGTGCTACCGTACCTAGCCATCGAGTATGTCGATGGGGGCGCGCTGCGGGACGCGCTGCGAGCGGGACCGCTGCCGCCAACCCGGGCGGCGGAGCTTTGCCGATCACTGGCCGAGGCGCTCGACCATGCTCATCAGAAGGGCGTGCTGCACCGCGATATCAAGCCGGGCAATATCCTGCTGCGTTATGACGGCGAGCCCGTCCTGACGGATCTCGGATTGGCGAAGGATGGCGCCGAAAGCGGCGACCTCACCGAGCACGGCGACATTCTTGGCACGATCGCCTACATGGCGCCCGAGCAAGCGGCGGGGCGATCGGCGGAAGCGGACGAGCGTTCCGACATCTATGGCGTTGGCGCTGTGCTCTACGAATCCCTCACAGGCCGCCAGCCGGCCCTCCCCAACGCCGGCTCCCGCGCAGGAAACCTAACAGGCATAGGGCTAGACGCGCGGCGGTTACAGCCGGCGGCCCCTAGCGACCTCGCCGCTATCTGTCTTAAGGCGACGCAAACGCTGCCCACCGATCGCTACGCCACTGCCGCCGACCTCGCCGCCGACTTGAGGCGTTACTTGGAAGGCCAGACGGTTCAAGCGCGTCATCCCTCTCGGTGGGCCCTGGGGCTCCGGCGCGCGGTGGAGTCTCGCTGGACGGCAACGGCCGCGATTATCACGGCATCGGCGGTGGTGCTCGCCAACGTGATGGGCCCGGCGCCCGGCGACGCAGCGTTGCGTGACGTGCAGGTCCTTGTGGATCCGCCCACGGCCCGTGTCGCTTTCGTCCCGTTGGGAGATCGCGGCGACTCTCCCGACCCGCGGCAAGCCGTCTTTGGCCGAGGCGAGGGGCGAATCCAGGCGCGGCTCGCCCCGGGACCGTACCTCGTGGTCGCGGTGACGCCAGACGGTGGATTTCACGAAGTCTATCGGGTCGTCCGGGCGATCGACAACGTTATTGGGAGCCCCGGCAAGTATCGGACGAACGCGGCGCTCCCTACAGGTGGAGTTCGGCTCCCGCCGATTCAGGTCCCCTCGGCCGAAGTCTCCGGGGATATGGTCTACGTAGACGGTACGCCCGGCTATGCACCGGGCGGCGCGGAAGGCGCTACCGGCCGATTCGCAATCCCAGCGTACTACATGGATGTTATTGAGCATCGCAACGACGATGGCGGCGCCTGGACCGGTTCGTACTTCATGGCGGTTGATATCGCCGAGCGACTGGGTAAACGGCTGCCAACAGAACTAGAATACGAGTTTGCGGCGACCGCGCGCGGCGCTTCACGATTCCCGTGGGGCGACGCATTTCCCGATGCCGACACAACTTTCGAAGGCAATGTCGCGGCTATCGATCGGCTTGATTTGGAGGGGGTCATCCGCGGGCTCTGTTCGGGCGTCGCTGAATGGACGATGCCTGCCGAGGGGTTGAACCCGGCTCGTCCGCTCGACTTCGCGGTGGTGCGGGGCGGCGACGGCGGGACAATCGAGGGCGACCTCCGTTTTACGGAAGCGTCTCGAGACCCCACCAACCGCAGCGAACTCCCGGACGTCATCGGCAAACGGGGGATCGGCTTTCGTTGCGTGCGGAGCGCGGCGCCGCTCTTCCGCTACGACGAGATACGTTAA
- a CDS encoding ECF-type sigma factor — MTLSGSVSVWIAGLQSGDLSAFESLWLRYADALSAEVERRLPDRAGVYDGDDVAQSVFTAIWAAAESGRLKDVRSRDQLWWFLTAVAKRKFIDRLRRETAQKRGGGRVNGESALARIDGSGFRIDQLIGDVPSPDLLAEMQEEYAALMATLADPVLVKIAHSRLVGYDVQEIGERLGVSKRTVERKLRLIRGRWSSYLDAYDHAAKPADSSP; from the coding sequence ATGACCCTTTCTGGTTCCGTCAGCGTCTGGATCGCCGGCCTGCAGTCGGGAGACCTTAGCGCCTTTGAGTCGCTCTGGCTTCGTTACGCCGACGCGCTCTCCGCCGAGGTAGAGCGGCGGCTGCCAGACAGGGCAGGCGTGTACGACGGCGACGACGTGGCCCAGAGCGTCTTCACGGCAATCTGGGCGGCGGCCGAATCGGGCCGGCTGAAGGACGTTCGCAGCCGTGACCAGCTATGGTGGTTCCTCACTGCGGTTGCCAAGCGGAAATTCATCGATCGGTTGCGGCGAGAGACGGCCCAGAAACGCGGCGGCGGCCGGGTGAATGGTGAGTCGGCGCTTGCCCGTATCGACGGGAGCGGCTTCCGGATCGATCAGCTGATCGGTGATGTCCCCAGTCCCGATCTGCTTGCCGAGATGCAGGAGGAATACGCCGCGCTGATGGCGACCTTGGCCGACCCGGTGCTCGTGAAGATCGCCCACTCCCGACTGGTGGGTTACGATGTGCAGGAGATTGGCGAGCGCTTAGGAGTCAGCAAACGAACCGTGGAACGCAAGCTCCGTCTTATCCGGGGCCGGTGGTCCAGCTATCTCGACGCCTACGACCATGCCGCCAAGCCCGCCGATAGCTCCCCCTAA
- a CDS encoding TolC family protein, which translates to MKAATRAILVILVSLGPCPAEETLPQAWGIAISQNPSLHGARLEAGALRQESEAVASGQWPAVSMRTGYLARTAQPGFRGSQPGVGVFAFPSAQQNAATYSAQLTAPLWTAGRIENSVASTESRYLAGAAGVRWEEMQLRLKVAEAYMAILCADAWQAAAEQALVAAQAESDNAVGRAAQQRASKTDVLAARVALEEAKHRANTSENAATAALAEYNQLLGRPPNFDCRPAFPALPLLGLSRDQMLQRAIAVRPDVRALQATFDSLKRESDSWRAAMYPQVNAELGYAFEDNDFQTRPGIGVAGVFVDWNVFDAGSRRHKSEAASGRAAATLAALRDLQSQIAVEVLRAWNSRSDAISAERAAAAGLDYAFELDRSIQQRCMTGAAMSSETIASRSSLAEARARYLEACTNRVLAELRLRYAAGML; encoded by the coding sequence ATGAAGGCCGCCACTCGCGCCATTCTGGTGATCCTGGTATCGCTCGGACCTTGCCCGGCGGAGGAAACGCTGCCCCAAGCGTGGGGAATAGCGATATCACAGAATCCCTCGCTTCATGGCGCGCGTTTAGAGGCCGGTGCTCTGCGGCAGGAGTCCGAAGCGGTCGCTTCGGGCCAATGGCCTGCGGTCTCGATGCGAACAGGGTACCTCGCCCGAACGGCACAACCCGGCTTCCGAGGGTCTCAACCGGGAGTTGGCGTGTTTGCGTTTCCCTCCGCTCAGCAAAACGCCGCTACCTATTCGGCGCAGTTGACGGCTCCACTATGGACGGCCGGGCGGATAGAGAACTCGGTCGCCTCCACCGAGAGCCGCTATCTCGCCGGTGCGGCAGGCGTGCGGTGGGAGGAGATGCAACTGCGTTTGAAGGTCGCAGAGGCCTACATGGCGATCCTCTGTGCAGACGCTTGGCAAGCGGCTGCCGAGCAAGCCCTGGTCGCCGCGCAGGCCGAATCCGACAACGCGGTCGGTCGAGCAGCCCAACAGCGCGCCTCGAAGACCGATGTTCTTGCGGCGCGAGTCGCCCTAGAGGAGGCAAAGCACCGCGCCAACACCTCCGAGAACGCGGCAACAGCCGCCCTTGCGGAATACAATCAACTGCTGGGGCGCCCCCCTAATTTTGACTGCCGGCCCGCATTCCCAGCCCTGCCTCTACTGGGCCTTTCGCGGGATCAGATGTTGCAACGGGCGATTGCCGTACGGCCGGACGTTCGGGCGTTGCAGGCGACCTTCGACTCCTTGAAGCGCGAGTCCGACAGCTGGCGTGCCGCAATGTATCCGCAGGTTAACGCGGAGCTGGGGTACGCCTTCGAAGATAACGATTTCCAGACCCGACCCGGGATCGGGGTGGCGGGGGTCTTCGTCGATTGGAACGTCTTCGACGCGGGGAGCCGGCGCCATAAGTCAGAGGCGGCGTCTGGACGCGCCGCTGCAACGCTTGCTGCGCTGCGTGACCTGCAGTCACAGATTGCTGTGGAAGTGCTACGGGCGTGGAATAGCCGGTCCGATGCGATCAGCGCCGAGCGCGCCGCCGCGGCAGGACTGGATTATGCGTTCGAACTCGACCGGTCGATTCAGCAGCGGTGCATGACGGGAGCGGCGATGTCGTCAGAGACGATCGCATCCCGATCGTCTCTGGCAGAAGCCAGGGCTCGCTATCTTGAGGCGTGTACGAACCGGGTGCTGGCGGAATTGCGTTTGCGGTACGCCGCTGGAATGCTCTAA
- a CDS encoding N-acyl amino acid synthase FeeM domain-containing protein translates to MSTPRPNSLPSNTSPNISLQLARTNDQYCGAFELAYKSYCRAGLDNPNEYGMRVTAHQLLDTSQVFVATYHEEVICTLTLVRDGELGLPMEAVYPQEIASRRNRGLRLAEVTCLADRRLSPKRFFTLFCELSRLMAQFAELHGVDEIWIACHPNHALLYERRLAFERQGELSDYPAVLGNPAVPLCVDLRELKVNYPRVWRQFFSERIAEDILSPSHLCPEQKAFYSTIVQHCGNVREGELVELA, encoded by the coding sequence GTGTCCACACCCCGGCCGAACAGCCTTCCGTCGAACACCAGCCCGAACATCTCCCTGCAGCTGGCGCGTACGAACGACCAGTACTGCGGAGCGTTTGAGCTGGCTTACAAATCGTACTGCCGCGCTGGGCTCGACAACCCGAACGAGTACGGCATGCGGGTAACGGCGCACCAGCTACTGGACACCTCTCAGGTGTTCGTCGCCACCTATCACGAGGAGGTGATTTGCACCCTCACGCTTGTGCGGGATGGCGAACTCGGACTACCGATGGAAGCCGTCTACCCTCAAGAGATCGCCAGCAGGCGCAACCGTGGGCTGCGGCTTGCTGAGGTGACTTGCCTTGCCGACCGTCGGCTGAGCCCTAAGAGGTTCTTCACCCTGTTTTGCGAGTTAAGCCGCTTGATGGCCCAGTTCGCCGAACTGCACGGCGTCGACGAGATCTGGATCGCTTGCCACCCCAACCACGCGCTGCTCTACGAACGACGACTCGCATTCGAGCGGCAGGGAGAGCTCAGCGACTATCCAGCGGTCCTCGGGAACCCGGCTGTCCCCCTCTGCGTGGATTTACGCGAACTGAAAGTGAACTATCCACGGGTCTGGCGGCAGTTCTTTAGCGAGCGAATCGCTGAGGACATTCTTTCCCCTTCGCACCTATGCCCCGAGCAGAAGGCCTTCTATTCAACGATTGTCCAACACTGCGGTAACGTACGTGAGGGCGAGCTAGTCGAGCTTGCATAG
- a CDS encoding polysaccharide biosynthesis/export family protein: MGSRHFGLLAPLVVAALAVCSGCHLVYPGQKHDGPQPCVPESIPRELSKVVHPDYIVEPPDVLEIEAIRITPRAPYLLEPLDVVAIAATGLLPEEQITGEYAIQPNGTIQLGYKIGAVQAAGMTTEALQAQIDARLREVYQDPQVWVTLSQLGAQQQIAGEHLVAPDGRVNLGTYGRVKVVGLTIDETRAAIESHLSAYLEAPKVSVDVLGYNSKVFYVVTQGAGLGDGVAILPSRGNETVLDAIGQIQGLQSISSTRMWVARPGGNQCGGDQILPVDWLAITQRGDASTNYQILPGDRLFVSEDKLIAIDTRLGKLIAPVERVLGVTLLGNSTVRSLQGQNGGGGFGGGGF, translated from the coding sequence ATGGGATCAAGACACTTCGGTTTATTGGCTCCACTTGTGGTAGCGGCGCTCGCCGTCTGCTCCGGATGCCATTTGGTTTACCCGGGCCAGAAGCACGACGGGCCTCAGCCGTGCGTCCCGGAATCGATCCCACGAGAGCTCTCGAAGGTCGTCCACCCCGATTACATCGTCGAGCCACCAGACGTGCTCGAGATCGAAGCGATCCGTATCACGCCGCGTGCTCCCTACTTGTTGGAGCCGCTCGACGTCGTGGCGATCGCCGCGACGGGGCTGCTGCCAGAAGAGCAAATCACGGGTGAGTACGCGATCCAGCCCAACGGAACCATCCAGCTGGGTTACAAGATCGGAGCGGTGCAAGCCGCCGGGATGACGACAGAGGCTCTCCAGGCCCAGATCGATGCGCGACTCAGAGAGGTCTACCAAGACCCACAGGTGTGGGTGACGCTCAGCCAACTCGGCGCCCAGCAACAGATCGCGGGCGAGCACTTGGTCGCTCCGGATGGCAGGGTCAATCTCGGAACCTACGGCCGTGTCAAAGTGGTCGGTCTTACCATCGATGAGACACGGGCCGCTATCGAGTCTCACCTCTCTGCTTATCTAGAAGCGCCGAAGGTGAGCGTCGATGTGCTGGGATACAACAGCAAGGTCTTTTATGTCGTAACCCAAGGCGCGGGGCTTGGCGACGGGGTTGCGATCCTGCCGTCCCGAGGCAACGAAACCGTACTCGATGCGATCGGCCAGATCCAAGGGTTGCAATCGATATCCAGCACCCGGATGTGGGTGGCGCGGCCCGGTGGAAACCAGTGTGGGGGAGACCAAATCCTGCCTGTCGATTGGCTAGCGATCACCCAGCGAGGGGACGCCTCGACCAACTACCAGATTCTCCCCGGCGACCGGTTGTTTGTTTCCGAGGACAAGCTGATCGCGATCGACACCCGACTCGGCAAGTTGATCGCTCCGGTGGAACGAGTTCTAGGCGTCACGCTTCTCGGGAACTCGACGGTCCGCTCCCTCCAAGGCCAAAACGGCGGCGGCGGCTTCGGTGGTGGCGGCTTCTAG